In the genome of Hydrogenophaga sp. PBL-H3, the window GGACGGTGGTGGTGCAGGGCTTGAGCGGCGTGCGTGCTTCAGCGCCGGTGGCCGCCTTGCTTTACGAGGAAACCCCGGCATCGCTGGCACAACGCGCCGCCAACGCCGAGATGCGCCGTCTGGCCCCCGAGCCCGCCCACAGCCAGACCATGGGCCGACCCACCAAGCGGGACCGGCGCGACATCGAGGGTTTGCGCGACGCACCGCCGCGGGACGACTGGAACGACCGCTGGAGTGCGTCGCTGGACGACTGACAGTGCCCCCACGCTCCGCCGCTTCGCAGCCGGTCTGGGGCGGTCTGGGGCGGCGGCCTCAACCTTTGCGCAGCCCCAGCCACATCACCGTGGCCACCACCAGCAGGCCGCCGGCCACTTGCACCGCCGCGATCGACTGACCCAGGATCGCCCAGGCCAGCACCAGCGCAAAGATGGGCTCGATGTTCATGATGGCCGAGTTGCCCACCACGCCGAGCTTGGGCAGCACCGTGAACATGATGGTGAAGGCGGTGCCGTAAAGCACCGTGAGTCCGAACAGACCCCACCAGCCCATCGGCGCCAGCGGCAAGGCCAGACCGCCCTGCACGCCACACGCGATCAGGGCCATGACGCCCACCATGGCCATGGTGGTCGCCGTGCGCAAGCGACCATCGAGGCCGGCGGTCTCGTGCTGCGTGATCACCAGCGCCAGACCAAACGTGGCCGCCGCCGCCAGGGCAAACGCCACGCCCACACCGATCTGCGCCCAATGGCCCGAGGCGCCAATCCCCGAAGCGGCGCCAAACACATCCAATGCCAGCGCCAGACCCAGCAGCATCACCGGCATGGCGCGCAACACCCGAGGCTGAGGCCGCTGACCGTAGACCACACGCGCCCAGAGCGCCGTCCACAGCGGGTAGGTGTTGAACGCGAGCAAAGCCAGCGCCACCGGCAAGCGAGCCACCGACGCATACAGACACAAGCTCTGCACCCCCACCAGCACACCGATGGCGGGCAAGGCTTTGCGGTGGCGTGCCTGCAAGCGCACCGGCACGCGGTAGACCAGCAGGATCAGCCCAACGACCAACGCCGTGGTTCCACTTCGAAATGCCACCGCCGTGGCCACGCTCACCCCGTTGTCAAAGGCCAGGCGGGCCGCCACGTGGTTGGCCCCCATCATGAGAGCGACGAGCAACAACGTGGCGAAGGCGGCGCGGCTGAGGGCCGCGGCAGGTGCAGTAGCGCAAGCCATGCGGTCGGTTCGTGTTCAGCGCAGCTGGCGGCCAAAGAGGTAGGTCATGTTGACGCGGCGGCTCTCGTAGCTGTCGACAAACCGGATCGTGTCGGTCTCATGGAACAGCGCCGAGTTGAACAGCACGGCCCGGTTGCAGCGGTGCGGCACGGTGACGCACTTCGCCTCGTGCTGCTGCAGGAAGCTGTAGATCAGCGTGCTGTCGATGTTGTATTGCTCGAAGGTCCAGTCTTCGGGCGCGGGCACGTCGTACACCTTCAATCCGCCGCTGTCGGGATCGAGGTTGTGTTCGCTGGGCGCGATCCAGAAGTTCAGGTTGACCTTGGCGAAGTCGGCATGCACGTTGATGCCGCGCGTGAGCGCCGGCTCGTACTTGAAGCCCCAGAGCTGCGTGAGCAGATAGTCCTGAAACACGAGCGGCATGCGCTGCCTGAGCTCACGCGCCAGCTGCAGGTGCAGCGGACTGTTGAAGCCTCGGTTGGCGAAGGCTCCCAGGTAGCTGTTGGCGTATTCACCGTGCCACACACGCGAGGCGTGCGCGAAATCCTGAAAGGCCTTGAGCGCCGGCTCCGAGAGGAAGTTGTCGATGGTCAGGATTTCGGGCGTGCCGGCCAGGTAGGCTTCTTCCAACGCGCGCCAGTCGTTGGCCGGGTTGAGCACGTCGGGCATCGACGGCATGGCGTGCAACCAGCTGGCGCTCAGATACACCTTCATGCGCGCGAGCTCGCTGGGTGAAGCGCGCACGGCCAGGGGCGTTGCGGCATCCGGCACCTGTTTCAACAGGGGTTCTGCTGTCTTGAGAAAAGCAGCGAGGCCCGGTACATCGTGAGCGTGCCGCTGCAACCAGCGCGCCTGTTGCACGTCGTGTTTGAGCTTGAAGGCGCTGATGGCCACCCCCGTGTGCTGGAGGCGGGGCGACTGCCAGGTGGCCTGCAAATACGCGGCGAGGCTCTTGCGACCAGCTTCGATCACGCGCGGCGTGTCCACGCTGTCGCTGAGCACCGTGGCAGCCAGGCTGGTGTGGGCCTGCACCATGGAAGGCTCCAGCGCGAGCGCCTTGTCGAAACTCACCACCGCTTCGGCCGTGCGGTCCAGCAGCCTGAGCGCGTTGCCCCGCTCGACCCAGGCCTGGGCGTGCCGGGGGTGCGCACGCGTTGCGCGCTCGGCGCTGTCCAGTGCCTCCTGGTAGCGCGCCAGTTCACTCAGCGCATTG includes:
- a CDS encoding DMT family transporter, with protein sequence MACATAPAAALSRAAFATLLLVALMMGANHVAARLAFDNGVSVATAVAFRSGTTALVVGLILLVYRVPVRLQARHRKALPAIGVLVGVQSLCLYASVARLPVALALLAFNTYPLWTALWARVVYGQRPQPRVLRAMPVMLLGLALALDVFGAASGIGASGHWAQIGVGVAFALAAAATFGLALVITQHETAGLDGRLRTATTMAMVGVMALIACGVQGGLALPLAPMGWWGLFGLTVLYGTAFTIMFTVLPKLGVVGNSAIMNIEPIFALVLAWAILGQSIAAVQVAGGLLVVATVMWLGLRKG
- a CDS encoding RNA-binding S4 domain-containing protein; the protein is MKPATNEPPSSRVRLDKWLWAARFYKTRGLSSEEIDKGRVKLNGQLAKPSKEVKLGDTLELRIGHEVRTVVVQGLSGVRASAPVAALLYEETPASLAQRAANAEMRRLAPEPAHSQTMGRPTKRDRRDIEGLRDAPPRDDWNDRWSASLDD
- a CDS encoding tetratricopeptide repeat protein — protein: MNASLAPADQMQLAVHFHSQGQLDNARTLYEGVLRQFPNDFGVRYHLGLLESQAGDVERAALHFDRAVQASPHNADAQNNLAFTLQQLGREAEALAAYEQAQALRPDDADIAINLGLLHKKLQQWPQALACFDRALQSHPQHVALLCNRGNVLQLMGQQPEALTSYEQALRVEPDNPVVLCNVSNALSELARYQEALDSAERATRAHPRHAQAWVERGNALRLLDRTAEAVVSFDKALALEPSMVQAHTSLAATVLSDSVDTPRVIEAGRKSLAAYLQATWQSPRLQHTGVAISAFKLKHDVQQARWLQRHAHDVPGLAAFLKTAEPLLKQVPDAATPLAVRASPSELARMKVYLSASWLHAMPSMPDVLNPANDWRALEEAYLAGTPEILTIDNFLSEPALKAFQDFAHASRVWHGEYANSYLGAFANRGFNSPLHLQLARELRQRMPLVFQDYLLTQLWGFKYEPALTRGINVHADFAKVNLNFWIAPSEHNLDPDSGGLKVYDVPAPEDWTFEQYNIDSTLIYSFLQQHEAKCVTVPHRCNRAVLFNSALFHETDTIRFVDSYESRRVNMTYLFGRQLR